A single window of Corythoichthys intestinalis isolate RoL2023-P3 chromosome 21, ASM3026506v1, whole genome shotgun sequence DNA harbors:
- the LOC130909816 gene encoding zinc finger protein Pegasus-like codes for MEEIKTEPVDFVREFQEYLTQQTQHVNMISGSICEEKDPVAPRSEHNGLDPPSVEVSLPLEEGSDVQMDGLERTCDGKYKCSFCSYVNKGMARLIEHIRIHTGEKPHRCQLCPFASAYERHLEAHMRSHTGEKPYKCDLCTFRCSDRSNLSHHRRRRHKQPPARVVRPPFVVKRSLATLQKRSGSLCFGRRLTFTPPPLPKSDYTNDVPHKHHHHLNMSEQRNPPGLLQNDFNRAFNNPLEQLASLQPADLHSESSEVPANSDEKPIVIQEVTGARATTCSNGVQTLTPKGEYPASDHRSNAHGHGLDVHDEALCAGGSRPSTPRAAAPATTPECDEPQRCPHCDINFPDNVLYTIHMGCHVYEHPFRCNVCGHTCTDKYDFACHFAQGQHRK; via the exons ATGGAAGAAATAAAGACGGAACCAGTGGATTTTGTGAGGGAATTTCAAGAGTACCTGACGCAGCAAACGCAGCACGTCAATATGATTTCAGGttcgatttgtgaagaaaaggaCCCAG TGGCCCCGAGGAGCGAGCATAATGGTCTAGACCCCCCATCCGTGGAGGTGAGCCTGCCCTTGGAGGAAGGGTCAGATGTGCAAATGGACGGACTGGAAAGGACGTGTGACGGCAAATACAAGTGCAGCTTCTGCAGCTATGTAAACAAGGGCATGGCCCGCTTGATCGAGCACATCCGCATCCATACAG GTGAAAAGCCGCACCGTTGCCAGCTGTGCCCATTTGCTTCGGCCTACGAACGACACCTAGAGGCCCACATGCGCTCGCACACGGGCGAGAAGCCGTACAAGTGCGACCTATGCACCTTCCGCTGCAGCGACCGCAGCAACCTGTCCCACCACCGTCGCCGGCGCCACAAGCAGCCGCCCGCCCGGGTGGTGCGCCCGCCCTTTGTCGTCAAGCGAAGCCTGGCCACGCTGCAGAAGCGTAGTGGGTCGCTGTGCTTTGGGAGACGCCTGACCTTCACCCCTCCGCCCCTTCCCAAGTCAGACTACACcaatgatgtgcctcacaagcaTCATCACCATTTGAACATGAGCGAGCAGAGGAACCCTCCTGGGCTGCTGCAGAATGACTTCAACAGAGCTTTCAACAACCCACTGGAACAGCTGGCTTCGCTGCAGCCAGCTGACCTCCATTCGGAATCCTCTGAAGTACCTGCGAACAGTGACGAGAAGCCAATTGTGATACAAGAAGTCACAGGTGCACGAGCCACAACATGCTCCAACGGCGTGCAGACTTTAACACCAAAAGGTGAATACCCCGCTTCAGACCACAGGAGTAATGCACACGGTCACGGGTTAGACGTCCACGACGAGGCTTTGTGCGCGGGCGGCAGCAGGCCCAGCACGCCCCGAGCCGCCGCCCCCGCTACCACTCCGGAATGCGATGAGCCGCAGCGGTGCCCACACTGTGACATCAACTTTCCCGACAATGTTCTGTACACCATCCACATGGGATG